In Triticum aestivum cultivar Chinese Spring chromosome 5B, IWGSC CS RefSeq v2.1, whole genome shotgun sequence, the following proteins share a genomic window:
- the LOC123114803 gene encoding glutamate receptor 2.8-like, which translates to MELQNVILLLLLTINLAIAQNTSREEAQELHVGVILDLGSIVGKMARTSVSLAMEDFYAVHRNYSTKLVLHIRDSMSDDVQAASQAIDLLENYNVEVIIGPQKSSQAIFISKLGNKSHAPVISFTATSPSLSSKTLPYFVRATINDSAQVNCIASIIKTYGWREVVPIYEDTDYGRGIIPYLVDVLQEVDARVPYQSVIPLSATSEQITLELYKLMTMQTTVFVVHMSFTLASLFFIKAREVGMMNKGYAWIMTDGVTNLIDSLNPSILESLNGAIGVEFYVPKTKELDDFAMRWNMRFQIDNPTDPPLKLNIFGLWGYDTIWAVAHAAAKVGLANATFQKPGESIEIPRGFKIPVSGKKLQVGVCTSGYPEFVKVEKDHITGATKAIGFSVDVFEEAVKRLPYAVPYEYVLFSTKDDGSAEDYNDFVYQVYLEKYDIVIGDITIRYNRTFYLCYIFQAEKVSKRSWGAQNERRCSPLPSLA; encoded by the exons ATGGAGCTGCAAAATGTCATCCTGCTCCTCTTGCTGACAATCAACCTTGCTATCGCCCAAAACACTTCTAGAGAAGAAGCACAGGAACTCCATGTTGGGGTTATCCTTGACTTGGGGTCCATTGTTGGCAAAATGGCACGGACCAGCGTTTCACTGGCTATGGAGGACTTCTATGCTGTTCATCGGAACTATAGCACCAAGCTTGTCCTCCACATCAGAGATTCCATGAGTGATGATGTCCAAGCTGCATCTCAAG CTATTGACCTGCTAGAGAATTACAATGTAGAAGTCATCATTGGTCCTCAGAAATCTTCGCAAGCTATATTTATCTCAAAACTTGGAAATAAAAGTCATGCCCCAGTCATATCCTTCACGGCAACAAGCCCATCTCTATCATCTAAAACTCTTCCATATTTTGTGCGAGCAACAATAAATGACTCGGCACAGGTAAATTGCATTGCCTCCATAATTAAAACCTATGGGTGGAGAGAGGTGGTACCTATCTATGAAGACACTGACTATGGTAGAGGTATCATACCATACCTTGTTGATGTGCTACAAGAAGTTGATGCCCGTGTTCCCTACCAAAGTGTGATCCCTTTGTCAGCAACTAGTGAACAAATTACTCTAGAACTCTATAAGCTGATGACAATGCAAACGACAGTCTTTGTTGTACATATGTCATTTACCTTGGCCTCCCTCTTCTTCATAAAGGCAAGAGAAGTAGGGATGATGAACAAAGGATATGCATGGATCATGACAGATGGAGTAACCAATCTAATAGATTCACTGAATCCTTCTATCCTAGAATCGTTGAATGGTGCCATAGGTGTTGAGTTTTATGTTCCCAAAACCAAGGAACTTGATGACTTCGCCATGAGATGGAATATGAGGTTCCAGATTGACAACCCAACTGATCCACCATTGAAATTAAACATCTTTGGACTATGGGGCTATGATACAATCTGGGCAGTAGCACATGCCGCAGCAAAAGTTGGACTTGCAAATGCCACATTTCAGAAACCAG GAGAGTCCATAGAAATACCCCGAGGTTTTAAGATTCCTGTAAGCGGGAAGAAACTTCAAGTTGGTGTGTGCACAAGTGGATATCCGGAATTTGTGAAGGTCGAAAAGGATCATATCACAGGTGCAACTAAAGCAATCGGTTTTTCAGTGGATGTATTTGAAGAGGCAGTTAAGAGACTTCCTTATGCAGTCCCTTATGAATATGTCCTATTTAGTACCAAGGATGATGGAAGTGCCGAAGATTACAATGATTTTGTCTACCAAGTTTATCTTGAG AAATATGATATAGTAATTGGAGACATAACAATAAGGTATAATAGAACATTCTATCTATGCTATATATTCCAGGCAGAAAAGGTGTCCAAGAGGTCGTGGGGTGCTCAAAATGAGCGGAGATGCTCCCCGCTCCCTAGCCTAGCCTAG